The DNA sequence AACCTCCAACACAGTTGgccatatatttatttatggttAATTTTTCTTTGGTACCATTTATTGCCTTTGGATCCACTTGTATGGATCTTCACGAGTTGGTTGGATCTCCTTTAATATTGTCTTTGAAATCATATCAGTCGCCAACCAACCTCTCAAAAAGATTAATTCCTTTCAATCAACTTGGTTTAAAGCTTCATTATTTCAGAATGTTCTTCACGTCTGCATAAACGGCTGGATACTGTTCTATTCATCTCTTCACTTGGCAATTTAACGGTGAGGAATAAACTCAGTTTATGTGTAGGATTCTTACTTGTACGTAGGTGTTCTTTGcttgttttaattttcttttaattatatattttggaCAGGAGGATGTTGTTCCTTTTGTTTCTTTCGAACAGGAGTTTGTTTGTTCCTTTGTTTCAATTGTTTGTTCTATTTGTTCTTTTGGAGACAATAGATTCCACATATTCACATGTCACCGCCTCTATACGTAGAAAATTTGTCATATCACCAGTTGTATACAATTATGTGCGTATCTCTCTCGTTGCATTTGACTAGATAGACAAAAATGGTAGTACACAACAGGCGACACCTATAAATCTCCCCCTATTTGACGATGTGATCCAATTCACTAGAAACTATAGTAATTAGGTTTGAAGGAATAGTCATTTTTGTTTAAGATTTATTTTATCAAGTAATATTTCATTTTTGGTTGTGTGTAAAGTTCCATATAAATGTTGTGGTTTTGTGGGATTTCTGTAGGGAGTTAAAACAATGGGAACCGGAGAAATCAAGTCCCCTGAAGGAGGGGTGATGACACCAGCTAGTTTAGATGGAAATCCAGACTCAAACCAGAGAAAGAAGCTTGGACTGTACTTCATTGAATCCGATGACAGGCGGATGGCTTTCGGACGCGGTTATACTGGAGGAACCACACCAGTTGACATCCATGGAAAACCTATTGCTGATCTTTCGAAAACCGGCGGTTGGTTTGCTGCCTTCTTCATATTTGGTAAGCACTGCGTATTTTGTAAtgtattttttcaatttggtttCTATGCAGCTCTTCATGTAATGAAATATGATTAGGTTAGTCGTGAAGTTTACTTTTAATTTGTCCAGGAAATGAAATGGCTGAGAGAATGGCGTATTTCGGTCTCTCGGTTAACATGGTGGCCTTCATGTTTTATGTTATGCATAGACCCTTCAGCAGTTCATCAAATGCAGTTAACAATTTTCTTGGGATTTCACAAGCTTCATCTGTCCTCGGCGGTTTTCTAGCTGATGCATATCTTGGTCGATATTGGACAATAGCAATCTTTACAACTATCTATCTTGTGGTAGGTACACATATATTCCAACACTGGAAATGTTTAACCAAAAACTAATTAGTTTTCCGATCACGCTTATAGGTGAGCTGATATTTCTACATTTTTTGCTTTCTGTATTTTCATGGAAGGGTTTGACAGGAATAACCTTATGTGCAACGATGCACAATTTCGTGCCAAACCAAGATCAATGCAGCGAGCTAGCCCTCCTTTTGGGCAATTGTGAGCCTGCAAAACCGTGGCAGATGCTTTACCTCTACACGGTTCTATACATAACTGGATTCGGAGCTGCTGGCATAAGGCCGTGCGTTTCCTCTTTCGGGGCAGACCAGTTCGACGAAAGAAGTAGAGATTACAAGTCTCACCTGGATAGGTTTTTCAACTTCTTTTATCTCTCTGTCACCATTGGGGCAATTATCGCCTTCACTGCAGTAGTCTATGTCCAAATGAAACTTGGTTGGGGATTCGCCTTTGGGTCACTGGCATTGGCAATGGGCATATCAAACGTGGTCTTCTTTCTAGGCACCCCTCTATACCGGCATAGACTGCCAGGAGGCAGCCCTTTAACGCGCGTTGCTCAAGTTTTGGTTGCTGCCTACAAGAAGAGGAACGCAGAATTTTCCAGCAGTGAGTTGATAGGCTTGTATGAGGTTCCTGGAAAACAATCTGCCATAAAGGGTAGTGGAAAGATAGCTCACACCAACGATTTTAGGTATCTTTTCATCTACTTTTTTCTTTGTAATAATCCCATTTATCGGTCTTTCTCTTCGATTGTAGAATATCTGATGTTTTTCGTGTTACAGATGTTTGGACAAAGCAGCTCTGCAATTGAAGGAAGATGGCGTAGACCCGAGTCCCTGGAGGCTATGCACTGTGACACAAGTAGAGGAAGTGAAGATCTTGTTGAAACTTATTCCGATCCCGGCATGCACAATAATTTTGAGTGTAGTTTTGACAGAATATCTCACCCTCTCAGTGCAGCAGGCATACACTTTAAACACCCATATAGGCAAACTGAAACTCCCTGTAACATGCATGCCAGTGTTTCCTGGCCTCAGTATCTTTCTCATACTGTCCCTCTACTACTCTACATTTGTCCCACTGTCCAGGCGCATCACCGGCCATCCTCACGGTGCTTCGCAGCTTCAGAGGGTGGGGATAGGTCTAGCAGTTTCAATCCTGTCTGTGGCGTGGGCTGCGATATTCGAAATGTACCGGAGAAATTATGCTATAAAGCACGGATACGAAAGTAACTTCTTAACTGCAATGCCAAATCTAAGTGCATTCTGGTTGCTTATCCAGTACTGCCTTATCGGCATAGCTGAGGTGTTTTGCATAGTGGGATTACTTGAGTTCCTGTATGAGGAAGCCCCAGATGCAATGAAGAGTATCGGATCTTCTTACGCTGCTCTTGCCGGCGGTTTAGGTTGCTTTGCAGCCAGTATATTGAACAGCATCATCAAATCTGTCACCGGAAGCTCAGAGAAGCCGTCTTGGCTGTCCCAGAATATCAACACAGGAAGGTTTGATTATTTCTACTGGCTGCTGACAGTTTTGAGTCTCATCAATTTCGGCGTTTTTCTGTATTGCGCGCATCGCTACAAGTACAGGACGGAGCAAGGGGTTAAGACGGAGAAGCAGGCTCTAACCAACGTAAAAGAACAACCCCTCAGTGGTTAGCATGATATGCCATCTTCCTATGATATTCCAACGTTTTCATTTCGCAGCACTTTAgtagaaaagagagaaaaagaagctCAAATTTACTTGTAACCAAGCGTTAAGCAAACAAGAAATACAGTTTGTGATTAGCAATGTAAAAATTGCCTTGAAAGAATAGGATGGTGGGAGCCCTTTCGGAACGTTTTATTGACAATTATATTCGGCGAGAGATGTTTTCATCAGAAGCGGTACAAACAAGAAAGAATAGGACGGTGGGAGCCCTTTCGGAACGTTTCCATAGCAATtatttttacaatcattaaaCATGGTTCCACACAGATCTGTGGAGATCTATACAAGAAATAAGATGAAGTAATCAAACACGAAGCATCGAGAAACACGAAGTATTACAACTGGTGACACAAAATGAACAATTGCTTCCCTCTCCGGAACCCTTTAGAAACAAGACAACTTTTTATTTACAGAAACTCGTAGCCGCGctccacatatatatatttgttatattgCTTTGCCATCAGACAGAAAAGTTAAGGGCTTTCGCAGAACTCCATCTCCTGAAATTCAAGAAACTAACAGTTAAAAGTATGAACTACTTGGTAAGTTTACTCTTGATttagataatctaggaactgcTGCAAAACAACACCAAGCAAAATTCCAAGGGTAGGGCAACTAATAAGCGCTAATATTTTGATCTAAAAAGTTAATTTCTTGGTCCAGCTTACCTTGCCGCAAATTGGACAGCTTTCGCTTCTCTCCAACCATTCATAAATACAGCCAAGGTGAAAATGATGAGAACATCTCGTTgtgatttttggattttctgAAGTGTATTCTGCAAGAAAATACATCACATATTAATTATTAGCAGCACACCACAGAACCACTGAAGAAAGACGCTAGTTtgcaacaacaatatatatTATCACCGCACAATTAATATCTTAAACCATATTCTAGCAATGCCTATTGGTTATTAGCTACTGTGAAATGTGCGCATTGAACTTACCATCCAGACATGTAGGGCAGACATCTTCATCTTCAGAAGATGGTTGCACGTAAGTTAGTCCATATGCGAGTTTTGTTGCCAAAGCCTTTTCTGAGGTCTCAGATTGGCCAAACTTACAATCTTCTTCAGTATCATCTCCATTCCATTTCTTCCCAAAACCCAGGGATTCGGTACCAGAACTGCCTCTTCTCAGTTGTTGTGTATCTTCTTGCAAATGAGTCATTGACTTCTCACGCCTAGAGACCAAGCCATCACGCTGCAAACGCGAGTATCTCTGATCAGCATCGAAGGGGGTTGGCCAGGAAACTGAGAGCTGAGTATCATTCAAGGGATTATTTTGTAGCGTTGTGCCTACTCCGGTTGATGCCAAAGTGGCCCCTTGAACAGGTAATGTTGGTGGTCGTCCATCAAGCCTTTGAAAAGGTGCACTATACTGCATGAACATGGGGAAATGCAAACAATTAAGAATTATGGAAACTAAAGTGAATCAAACCCATGGATCTTATTGGGATTACCTTCATAAAAGCGAAGCATTTTGGAAAGAACATTTTCATTTAACAataactttgaaaatgtctttcTATTCAAGTATGTTGGCCCAAAATTAAAAGTGATAGATGATTTCGAACAGTTTACTTTGTAGCCATCATTAACATTACAAATTTTTAGATGTAACGTAGACGGATTTGTTTAGTTGCATCAGGCTCCTCAGTTTCCAATTGACATGCCAATTTATGGTCCCCAGCCCGTTCTTTTTCAGACAATAAATCTAAAACATTGATATAACCAAATGCGTCTGGTGATAGAAAACTACATAAATTTCCAAGCTTTGGACTAAGAGGGTTCCTGAACGGAAGAACCGACAAAATATTGAGTTCATCATGGCTTCTATACATACCCCAGTGAATAGCTGGTGAAAGAAGTATCTCAGGCATAAGCAATGCCTATAAATTGAATTGCTCGGAAGCGCGTATTCTTCAAATTCCTCACCACAAGGACAGCAGCAAAGAGCACCCATCCCTGAATTTCCACCAATATATACAAAAGAGTCAAAATTTGAGTTCCTGAAGACAAAACTCGATGCTTTGTGTTGATGA is a window from the Malus domestica chromosome 16, GDT2T_hap1 genome containing:
- the LOC103433154 gene encoding protein NRT1/ PTR FAMILY 6.1 isoform X1 — its product is MLFLLFLSNRSLFVPLFQLFVLFVLLETIDSTYSHVTASIRRKFVISPVVYNYGVKTMGTGEIKSPEGGVMTPASLDGNPDSNQRKKLGLYFIESDDRRMAFGRGYTGGTTPVDIHGKPIADLSKTGGWFAAFFIFGNEMAERMAYFGLSVNMVAFMFYVMHRPFSSSSNAVNNFLGISQASSVLGGFLADAYLGRYWTIAIFTTIYLVGLTGITLCATMHNFVPNQDQCSELALLLGNCEPAKPWQMLYLYTVLYITGFGAAGIRPCVSSFGADQFDERSRDYKSHLDRFFNFFYLSVTIGAIIAFTAVVYVQMKLGWGFAFGSLALAMGISNVVFFLGTPLYRHRLPGGSPLTRVAQVLVAAYKKRNAEFSSSELIGLYEVPGKQSAIKGSGKIAHTNDFRCLDKAALQLKEDGVDPSPWRLCTVTQVEEVKILLKLIPIPACTIILSVVLTEYLTLSVQQAYTLNTHIGKLKLPVTCMPVFPGLSIFLILSLYYSTFVPLSRRITGHPHGASQLQRVGIGLAVSILSVAWAAIFEMYRRNYAIKHGYESNFLTAMPNLSAFWLLIQYCLIGIAEVFCIVGLLEFLYEEAPDAMKSIGSSYAALAGGLGCFAASILNSIIKSVTGSSEKPSWLSQNINTGRFDYFYWLLTVLSLINFGVFLYCAHRYKYRTEQGVKTEKQALTNVKEQPLSG
- the LOC103433154 gene encoding protein NRT1/ PTR FAMILY 6.1 isoform X2, which translates into the protein MGTGEIKSPEGGVMTPASLDGNPDSNQRKKLGLYFIESDDRRMAFGRGYTGGTTPVDIHGKPIADLSKTGGWFAAFFIFGNEMAERMAYFGLSVNMVAFMFYVMHRPFSSSSNAVNNFLGISQASSVLGGFLADAYLGRYWTIAIFTTIYLVGLTGITLCATMHNFVPNQDQCSELALLLGNCEPAKPWQMLYLYTVLYITGFGAAGIRPCVSSFGADQFDERSRDYKSHLDRFFNFFYLSVTIGAIIAFTAVVYVQMKLGWGFAFGSLALAMGISNVVFFLGTPLYRHRLPGGSPLTRVAQVLVAAYKKRNAEFSSSELIGLYEVPGKQSAIKGSGKIAHTNDFRCLDKAALQLKEDGVDPSPWRLCTVTQVEEVKILLKLIPIPACTIILSVVLTEYLTLSVQQAYTLNTHIGKLKLPVTCMPVFPGLSIFLILSLYYSTFVPLSRRITGHPHGASQLQRVGIGLAVSILSVAWAAIFEMYRRNYAIKHGYESNFLTAMPNLSAFWLLIQYCLIGIAEVFCIVGLLEFLYEEAPDAMKSIGSSYAALAGGLGCFAASILNSIIKSVTGSSEKPSWLSQNINTGRFDYFYWLLTVLSLINFGVFLYCAHRYKYRTEQGVKTEKQALTNVKEQPLSG
- the LOC103433152 gene encoding E3 ubiquitin-protein ligase At3g02290-like; the encoded protein is MGALCCCPCGEEFEEYALPSNSIYRHCLCLRYFFHQLFTGYSAPFQRLDGRPPTLPVQGATLASTGVGTTLQNNPLNDTQLSVSWPTPFDADQRYSRLQRDGLVSRREKSMTHLQEDTQQLRRGSSGTESLGFGKKWNGDDTEEDCKFGQSETSEKALATKLAYGLTYVQPSSEDEDVCPTCLDEYTSENPKITTRCSHHFHLGCIYEWLERSESCPICGKEMEFCESP